Proteins encoded within one genomic window of Cyprinus carpio isolate SPL01 chromosome B22, ASM1834038v1, whole genome shotgun sequence:
- the LOC109059822 gene encoding yjeF N-terminal domain-containing 3: protein MNHSSNEKEPETIEPLRYISKTEVATIETELLRDYRFGQQQLIEIWGHACAIAITKAFPLSSLSKKQPTVLVVCGPEQNGSIGLVCARHLRMFEYEPTIFYPKRSPQSLHQDFTVQCEKMDIPFLSYLPTEVQLLNDAYNLVIDAILGPETDHKEVKEPYAGMLVTLKQVKIPIVSVDVPSGWDVDEPAKDGINPEVLISLTAPKKCATGFSGKHFLAGRFLPYDIQKKYELNLPEFPGTECVIEL, encoded by the exons TAAAACGGAGGTGGCGACCATTGAGACGGAGCTCCTGAGGGACTATCGCTTTGGACAACAGCAGCTGATTGAAATATGGGGGCATGCTTGTGCTATTGCCATCACAAAG GCTTTCCCTTTGAGCTCCCTGAGTAAAAAGCAGCCCACTGTGCTGGTTGTTTGTGGTCCTGAGCAGAACGGCTCCATTGGTTTGGTGTGTGCCCGCCATCTGCGCATGTTT GAATATGAGCCCACCATTTTCTATCCCAAGCGTTCTCCTCAGAGTTTGCACCAAGACTTCACCGTTCAGTGTGAGAAAATGGACATCCCATTCCTGTCCTATCTTCCAACGGAG GTCCAGCTGTTAAATGATGCCTACAATCTGGTGATCGACGCAATCCTGGGACCAGAAACCGACCACAAGGAGGTTAAAGAGCCCTACGCTGGGATGCTGGTGACTCTCAAACAGGTCAAAATACCCATCGTTAGTGTGGACGTGCCCTCAG GATGGGATGTTGACGAACCAGCTAAAGATGGGATAAATCCAGAAGTTCTCATTTCTCTGACAGCTCCCAAAAAGTGCGCAACAGGGTTCTCGGGAAAGCATTTTCTGGCGGGACGATTCCTGCCCTATGACATTCAGAAAAAATATGAACTTAATCTGCCAGAATTCCCCGGCACGGAATGTGTTATAGAACTGTAG